The following are encoded together in the Aerococcus mictus genome:
- a CDS encoding MFS transporter, whose protein sequence is MSTKQLPWKNLLILAFIACIAMISELLPSGFLQEMASAFNVPLGRMSLFIGTYAIMSAAVGIPITRAFSQVNRKTYLLWVCGFFAVSNLCIAFAPNFLIAFLARIIAGAAAGALWAMLGSYPIGFLPLHLAGRGTAIVLAGVTFGLSVGLPLATLFAKAFGWRMGFVLITLLFIASALLGLKLFPPVDGEEYNADNNYGKLLKNKGILIASLATILIVMAQYISYIFIQLIAQTAGIAVASAQAAFGVGALLSIGIVARFIDRYLFKLTLAISALTAIAIFILVVNVPSPLINYLAFALWGLGFAPMTTLLQTATTKQVDHGKALANSVSATSYDLAIMLSSLLGSITIASLGLSGTLWISIGFALAVFFLVFFNHKYFT, encoded by the coding sequence ATGAGTACTAAGCAACTTCCTTGGAAAAATTTATTGATACTAGCTTTTATCGCTTGTATTGCCATGATTTCAGAATTACTGCCTTCAGGATTCTTGCAAGAAATGGCCAGTGCTTTTAACGTGCCTTTAGGACGAATGAGTCTCTTTATTGGGACCTATGCCATTATGTCGGCCGCAGTCGGTATTCCCATTACCCGGGCCTTTTCACAGGTCAACCGGAAAACCTACTTGCTATGGGTCTGTGGCTTCTTCGCTGTCAGCAATTTATGCATTGCTTTTGCTCCCAACTTTCTCATCGCCTTTTTGGCACGGATTATCGCCGGAGCAGCTGCGGGAGCACTCTGGGCTATGTTAGGATCTTACCCTATTGGCTTTTTACCCTTGCACTTAGCAGGACGTGGGACTGCCATTGTCCTAGCGGGAGTGACTTTTGGATTGAGTGTCGGCCTACCTCTAGCAACGCTTTTTGCTAAGGCCTTTGGTTGGCGGATGGGATTTGTTTTAATTACGCTTTTATTTATTGCCTCCGCTCTCCTTGGTTTGAAACTCTTTCCTCCAGTAGATGGTGAAGAATACAATGCTGATAACAACTACGGCAAGCTCTTAAAAAATAAGGGAATTTTGATTGCCAGTTTGGCAACGATTCTAATCGTGATGGCCCAATATATTTCTTACATTTTTATCCAACTCATTGCCCAAACAGCAGGCATTGCCGTGGCCTCTGCCCAAGCGGCCTTTGGGGTTGGCGCCCTTCTATCGATCGGCATTGTCGCCCGCTTTATTGACCGCTATCTCTTCAAGTTAACCCTAGCCATTTCGGCTCTAACCGCCATCGCCATTTTTATCTTAGTGGTTAACGTCCCTAGTCCCTTGATTAATTACCTGGCCTTCGCCCTCTGGGGATTAGGCTTTGCGCCGATGACGACCCTCCTGCAAACCGCAACCACTAAACAAGTTGACCATGGCAAGGCCTTAGCCAATTCTGTCAGCGCGACTTCCTATGACTTAGCCATCATGCTGTCTAGTTTACTGGGCAGTATAACCATCGCTTCGCTCGGGCTCAGCGGAACGCTTTGGATTTCCATTGGATTTGCCTTAGCTGTCTTCTTTTTGGTTTTCTTTAACCATAAATATTTTACCTAA
- the nth gene encoding endonuclease III translates to MLSDQNAYYLLQEMIKFYPHVTTELNYETNFQLLIAVILSAQSTDQGVNKVTAKLFRDYPTAEKMAQASPKDLEPYIQPIGLYKNKAKYIQKAAQQIIEDFNGQVPKDRKAIESISGVGRKTANVVLSIAYDVPAFAVDTHVQRVCKHHRIVDQDASVKEVEKRVTDLLDESQWRQAHQALVRFGRYICTARKPQCYAYEQLFHLPDPSEEDLLPKAGEK, encoded by the coding sequence ATGTTATCTGACCAAAATGCCTATTATCTTCTCCAAGAGATGATTAAATTTTATCCCCATGTGACTACTGAATTAAACTATGAGACCAATTTCCAATTGCTGATTGCTGTGATTCTCAGCGCCCAATCGACTGACCAAGGAGTCAATAAAGTCACTGCCAAATTATTTAGGGACTACCCCACTGCCGAGAAGATGGCCCAAGCCAGTCCTAAAGACTTGGAACCCTATATCCAGCCCATTGGCCTCTATAAAAATAAGGCCAAATACATCCAAAAGGCTGCCCAACAAATTATTGAAGATTTCAACGGCCAGGTTCCTAAAGACCGTAAAGCCATTGAAAGCATTTCTGGCGTCGGGCGTAAAACGGCTAATGTAGTCCTGAGTATCGCCTATGATGTGCCTGCCTTTGCGGTGGATACCCATGTTCAAAGAGTCTGCAAGCACCACCGCATCGTTGACCAAGATGCCAGTGTGAAAGAGGTCGAAAAGCGGGTCACTGACTTACTCGATGAATCCCAATGGCGCCAAGCCCACCAAGCTTTAGTGCGCTTTGGCCGCTATATCTGTACCGCTAGAAAACCGCAATGCTACGCCTATGAGCAATTATTTCACCTCCCTGACCCCAGTGAGGAAGATCTACTTCCTAAAGCAGGCGAAAAATAA
- a CDS encoding flavocytochrome c, with amino-acid sequence MSEFKELTFKPGTYHVRANGHNGSLPMTVELSEHRIEKIEVDSSGETKGIASPVFTEVPQDIIAGQTLNVDTVSGATVSSHGIIDGVADAVKEAGADPEVLRQRPKPEKATAQDESLETDVVVVGGGGAGLSAAAASLQSGKKVILLEKFPVIGGNTVRTGGPMNAADPEWQKEFKALPGEDHTLEEIYNLDESEIDQEYLEDFRELRKQIKAYLEEVDGKDEYLFDSTLLHRIQTYLGGKRTDLKGNQVYGNYDLVKTLTDNVLDSVHWLSDIGVDFNYKSVEMPVGAMWRRGHQPTSDNGYAYVKNLEKFILDNGGQIITDARVNELLVEDDRVVGVKADHQGASLTVNAKAVVLGSGGFGANTKMLQEYNTYWERIDDDIKTSNSPAITGDGIQLGEQVHADLVDMGMIQMLPTCDPETGALFTGLQVPPANFLMVNQEGKRFVNEFGTRDEISKAAIANGSLFYLIADDEIKETAYNTSQEKIDQQVEEGTLYRADTIGELAEQIGVDPSVLEETVATYNSYVEKGEDPDFHKNAFDLKVEVAPFYATPRKPAVHHTMGGLKIDTDAHVINQDGEIIKGLYAAGEVAGGVHAGNRLGGNALADIFTYGRIAGKNASQEA; translated from the coding sequence ATGAGTGAATTTAAAGAATTAACTTTTAAACCAGGCACCTATCATGTGCGTGCTAATGGACATAACGGCTCCCTCCCCATGACAGTTGAGTTATCTGAACACCGGATCGAAAAAATCGAAGTCGATTCTAGTGGGGAAACCAAGGGAATTGCTAGCCCAGTCTTTACTGAAGTGCCCCAAGACATTATTGCTGGGCAAACTCTAAATGTAGATACCGTTTCGGGTGCTACCGTGTCTAGCCACGGTATTATCGATGGGGTGGCCGACGCGGTTAAAGAAGCCGGCGCTGATCCAGAAGTCTTACGCCAACGGCCTAAGCCTGAAAAAGCAACCGCCCAAGACGAAAGCTTGGAAACGGATGTCGTAGTCGTTGGTGGTGGTGGAGCTGGTTTATCCGCAGCTGCTGCTAGTTTACAAAGCGGTAAAAAGGTCATCCTGTTAGAAAAATTCCCTGTGATCGGTGGGAATACCGTCCGTACCGGTGGCCCAATGAACGCTGCTGACCCTGAATGGCAAAAAGAATTCAAGGCTCTCCCCGGTGAAGACCACACCTTAGAAGAAATTTACAATCTTGATGAAAGTGAAATCGACCAAGAATACTTAGAAGACTTCCGCGAATTAAGAAAACAAATTAAGGCTTACTTAGAGGAAGTCGATGGTAAGGACGAATACCTCTTCGACTCCACCCTCTTACACCGGATTCAAACCTACCTCGGTGGTAAACGGACTGACCTCAAGGGCAACCAAGTCTATGGGAACTACGACCTCGTCAAGACCTTAACTGATAACGTGCTGGACTCAGTCCACTGGTTATCAGACATTGGGGTGGACTTCAACTACAAGAGTGTGGAAATGCCAGTTGGGGCAATGTGGCGCCGTGGTCACCAACCAACTAGTGACAACGGCTATGCCTATGTCAAGAATCTCGAAAAATTCATCTTAGACAATGGCGGCCAAATCATCACTGATGCCCGCGTTAACGAATTACTCGTCGAAGACGACCGTGTCGTTGGGGTGAAAGCAGACCACCAAGGCGCTAGCTTAACCGTTAATGCCAAAGCCGTTGTTCTAGGTTCTGGTGGTTTTGGGGCCAACACCAAGATGCTCCAAGAATACAACACCTACTGGGAACGGATTGACGATGACATTAAAACCTCTAACTCCCCTGCCATCACTGGTGACGGGATTCAATTAGGGGAACAAGTCCACGCTGACTTAGTCGACATGGGTATGATCCAAATGCTCCCAACCTGTGACCCTGAAACCGGAGCACTCTTCACCGGTCTCCAAGTTCCGCCAGCAAACTTCCTCATGGTCAACCAAGAAGGTAAACGTTTCGTTAATGAATTTGGTACCCGGGATGAAATTTCCAAGGCAGCCATCGCTAACGGCAGTCTCTTCTACTTAATCGCAGACGATGAAATTAAGGAGACGGCCTATAATACCAGCCAAGAAAAAATCGACCAACAAGTGGAAGAAGGTACTCTCTACCGAGCTGATACCATTGGTGAATTAGCGGAACAAATTGGGGTTGACCCAAGTGTGCTAGAAGAAACCGTAGCTACCTATAATTCTTATGTTGAAAAAGGGGAAGACCCTGATTTCCACAAGAATGCCTTCGATCTAAAGGTAGAAGTCGCACCATTCTATGCGACCCCACGTAAACCAGCTGTCCACCACACCATGGGTGGCTTGAAGATCGATACCGATGCCCATGTCATCAACCAAGATGGCGAAATCATCAAGGGCTTATACGCTGCTGGTGAAGTAGCTGGTGGTGTCCATGCCGGTAACCGTTTAGGTGGTAACGCCTTAGCTGATATCTTTACCTATGGCCGAATCGCCGGTAAGAACGCCAGTCAAGAAGCCTAG
- a CDS encoding diacylglycerol/lipid kinase family protein — MIEIICHEEAGLGRGREVLDQVQAYLDDHQQGYRVHTTAYPGHIFDLVPELLDNFQKESRLLVIGGDGTLHELVAVLQAKQVDIPLTYLPAGSGNDFSRYFQQDKSSLSDYLAPLVEGSSPQTLPIYHYQLGQEGRRRSLVNSLGLGFDGVVIEQAIKLKESQGIFRKPWGNKLRYIVGLFQSLPRLSLFNCHLKIDGRPYHFDRCALVVFMNNPYFGGGIHLYPLEKIKDRQVSAIVIHDINPLAIVDLLYRIFISHQQESSPYMTHLSGKLVEVEIDSPMISQVDGESLMIDQYPVRVWQGQQDFYL, encoded by the coding sequence GTGATTGAAATTATTTGCCATGAAGAGGCTGGATTAGGCCGGGGAAGGGAAGTACTGGACCAGGTTCAAGCTTATCTTGATGACCACCAGCAGGGCTATCGCGTGCATACTACCGCTTATCCGGGCCATATCTTTGACTTAGTACCAGAGCTCCTGGATAATTTTCAAAAGGAGAGCCGCCTCTTGGTGATTGGTGGCGATGGGACCCTCCATGAACTAGTCGCCGTCCTCCAAGCTAAGCAAGTCGACATTCCCCTGACCTATTTACCAGCGGGTTCAGGCAATGATTTCTCACGCTATTTCCAGCAGGATAAAAGCAGCTTGTCTGACTATCTAGCCCCTTTAGTGGAAGGATCATCCCCTCAAACTCTGCCCATCTACCACTATCAATTGGGCCAAGAGGGACGCAGACGGTCTTTGGTCAATAGTTTAGGGCTGGGTTTTGATGGTGTCGTCATTGAGCAAGCCATCAAGCTCAAAGAAAGTCAGGGAATCTTTCGTAAGCCCTGGGGCAATAAATTACGTTATATCGTGGGGCTCTTTCAAAGCTTACCCCGGTTGTCACTTTTTAATTGCCACTTGAAGATCGATGGCCGGCCCTATCATTTTGACCGCTGTGCCTTGGTGGTCTTTATGAATAACCCTTACTTTGGCGGGGGCATTCATCTCTACCCCTTGGAAAAAATCAAGGACCGCCAAGTATCGGCCATTGTTATTCATGATATTAACCCCCTGGCGATTGTAGACCTCCTCTACCGTATTTTTATCAGTCACCAGCAAGAGTCCTCTCCTTATATGACTCATTTAAGCGGGAAATTGGTTGAAGTGGAGATTGATAGTCCAATGATTAGCCAAGTCGACGGGGAAAGTTTAATGATTGATCAATATCCTGTCCGGGTCTGGCAAGGTCAGCAAGATTTTTATCTTTAA
- a CDS encoding oxidoreductase: protein MTKKLTDTVTLRHGAQLKGRIVQPPMLTNSGLSEGFVSQDTLDYYAARSESAGLVIVEYCYVIKDGGPSHTWAANKEQLGIQSDDHIEGLSKIAKSLKAKGNKAVIQLNHSGRESNFPARHGGRALAPSAIDFSFLDYPVQEITEEEIDATIKAFGEATRRAIKAGFDGVEIHGANHYLHQQFFSKWSNQRTDKWGGSYENRTRFIREVNDAVFEVVRKEAPADFIIGYRISPEEIHGDNVGYTYEDSTRLVEDLGKDYDFDYIHVSNLNYKGKPAGQDKTYSQFYRQVLPDEVKLIVVGGITDEEKAQDALNYADLAAVGRGTLIDPQFGKKILEGRGDEIVTAISPEQVKISKLPPALITLFSDPQMPLKMPGRESIYYLHDLYKGDDYYREGY, encoded by the coding sequence ATGACTAAAAAATTAACTGATACCGTTACTTTGCGGCACGGGGCTCAATTAAAGGGCCGGATTGTCCAACCGCCAATGTTAACTAATAGTGGATTGAGCGAAGGTTTTGTCAGTCAAGACACTCTAGACTATTACGCAGCGCGTTCAGAATCAGCTGGATTGGTGATTGTCGAATATTGCTATGTGATTAAGGATGGTGGTCCTTCCCATACCTGGGCAGCCAACAAGGAGCAGTTAGGGATCCAAAGTGATGACCACATCGAAGGCTTAAGTAAAATCGCCAAAAGCCTCAAAGCAAAAGGTAACAAGGCTGTTATTCAATTGAACCACTCCGGCCGGGAATCCAATTTCCCTGCCCGCCACGGGGGTCGCGCCTTAGCGCCGAGTGCCATTGACTTTTCTTTCTTAGACTATCCAGTCCAAGAAATCACTGAAGAAGAAATTGATGCGACCATTAAGGCCTTTGGAGAAGCTACCCGCCGCGCCATTAAAGCCGGTTTTGATGGGGTAGAAATCCATGGGGCTAACCACTACCTCCACCAACAATTCTTCTCCAAATGGTCCAACCAACGGACCGATAAGTGGGGCGGTTCCTATGAAAACCGGACACGCTTTATTCGCGAAGTCAATGATGCGGTCTTTGAAGTGGTTAGAAAAGAAGCCCCTGCTGACTTCATTATTGGTTACCGGATCAGTCCAGAAGAAATTCACGGGGACAATGTGGGTTACACCTATGAAGATTCTACCCGCCTAGTGGAAGATTTAGGTAAGGATTATGATTTTGACTATATCCATGTTTCTAACTTAAACTATAAGGGCAAACCCGCTGGTCAAGATAAGACTTACTCCCAATTTTACCGTCAAGTCTTGCCTGACGAGGTGAAGTTGATTGTCGTTGGGGGGATTACAGATGAAGAAAAGGCCCAAGATGCCCTGAACTATGCTGATCTAGCAGCAGTCGGCCGGGGAACTTTGATTGATCCTCAATTTGGAAAGAAAATTTTAGAAGGTCGCGGCGATGAAATTGTTACTGCCATTTCACCAGAACAAGTGAAAATTTCCAAACTCCCACCCGCTTTGATAACCCTCTTCTCAGACCCACAAATGCCACTGAAAATGCCAGGTCGTGAATCGATTTACTATCTGCATGATCTCTATAAGGGAGACGACTATTACCGCGAGGGCTATTAG
- a CDS encoding ABC transporter permease/substrate-binding protein encodes MIAELGSIFQERGSDLLAASWEHLSLSLTALLIALIIGIPLAIGLRTQPRIAEGALQVTSVLQTIPSLALLGLLIPLVGIGTVPALIALVVYALLPIFQNTYVGLTVIDASIEEAAVAFGMSPLRRLLKVEIPIALPVIVSGIRQALVLIIGTATLAALIGGGGLGTFILLGIDRNQPLLTLVGAIASALLALTFSALIKFLQNKSPLVVVTSLLGLFLVIGGVNLYQNVQSPDQKVVIAGKLGSEPDILINMYQELIQAEDDQFQVELKPNFGKTSFLFEALDHQEVDVYPEFSGTILGSLLENPPANHSGQLSKEETYDLAKQGLEEEYQLTLLEPMAYENTYAILMRRDQAQAMGIKKISDLKPYADKLRAGFTLEFIDREDGYQGIQALYQLHFGQVSSMEPALRYQAIAQGEVDLVDGYSTDSEIKAYDLVALEDDLGLFPHYQGAPMLRVDYAKDHPQVVAALNRLAGIITEEEMIQMNYQVSQEGQSAQEVAHQFLLDKGLIGGGK; translated from the coding sequence ATGATTGCAGAATTAGGAAGTATTTTTCAAGAACGAGGCAGTGACTTACTCGCGGCCAGCTGGGAGCACCTGAGCTTGTCCCTAACCGCCTTATTAATCGCTCTTATCATTGGGATACCTTTAGCTATTGGTCTTCGCACCCAGCCCCGAATCGCTGAGGGGGCTCTGCAGGTCACCAGTGTTTTACAAACCATTCCTTCATTAGCGCTGTTAGGGCTTTTAATTCCCTTAGTTGGGATTGGGACGGTGCCAGCCTTAATCGCCTTAGTTGTTTATGCTCTCCTGCCGATTTTTCAAAATACCTATGTGGGCCTCACAGTGATTGATGCTTCTATCGAAGAGGCGGCGGTGGCCTTTGGTATGTCACCCCTGCGACGCTTATTAAAGGTGGAGATACCGATTGCCTTACCCGTCATTGTATCTGGCATCCGCCAAGCCCTGGTTTTAATTATTGGAACGGCTACCCTAGCGGCCCTGATCGGTGGCGGGGGCTTGGGAACTTTTATCCTCTTGGGAATTGACCGTAACCAACCCCTCTTAACCTTAGTGGGGGCTATCGCTTCAGCCCTCTTAGCTTTGACCTTTTCCGCCTTGATTAAGTTCTTGCAGAATAAGAGTCCTCTGGTGGTGGTAACTAGTCTCTTGGGACTGTTTCTTGTGATTGGAGGGGTCAATCTTTACCAAAATGTTCAATCCCCTGATCAAAAAGTGGTGATCGCAGGAAAATTAGGCAGTGAGCCGGATATCTTGATCAACATGTACCAAGAGCTCATTCAAGCTGAAGATGATCAGTTTCAAGTAGAATTGAAGCCCAATTTTGGCAAGACCAGTTTTCTCTTTGAGGCCCTTGACCACCAAGAAGTGGATGTCTATCCTGAATTTTCTGGTACCATCCTTGGCAGCCTCTTGGAAAATCCGCCGGCTAATCATTCAGGGCAGCTTTCTAAGGAAGAAACCTATGACTTGGCTAAACAGGGCTTGGAAGAAGAATACCAACTCACCTTATTAGAGCCTATGGCCTATGAAAATACCTATGCGATTCTGATGCGCCGCGACCAAGCCCAAGCCATGGGGATTAAGAAAATTTCCGATTTAAAGCCCTATGCGGATAAGTTAAGGGCGGGCTTCACCTTAGAATTTATCGACCGTGAAGACGGTTACCAAGGCATCCAAGCCCTCTACCAATTGCACTTTGGCCAAGTCTCCAGTATGGAACCAGCCTTACGTTACCAGGCTATTGCCCAGGGGGAGGTCGACCTGGTGGATGGTTACTCAACTGATAGTGAAATCAAAGCCTACGACCTGGTGGCTTTAGAGGATGACTTGGGTCTCTTTCCCCACTACCAAGGGGCACCCATGCTAAGAGTCGACTATGCCAAGGACCATCCCCAAGTGGTAGCAGCCCTGAACCGCTTAGCCGGTATAATTACGGAGGAAGAAATGATTCAAATGAACTACCAGGTCAGTCAAGAAGGGCAGTCAGCCCAAGAGGTCGCCCATCAGTTCTTGCTTGACAAAGGCTTGATTGGAGGTGGCAAATAA